CAATCCTCGCTCGGATTCAAGAAGGCCACGATTGACGCCTCTTACGAAGGCATGAAAAACCTGCTCCTGAAAGAGGTGGAAAAGCACTTCCGGCCCGAATTCCTCAACCGCCTGGACGACACCATCGTCTTCAAGGGCCTGTCCAAAATCGACCTGCGGAAGATTGTGGATATCGAGATGGAACGGGTGATTACCCGGATGAAGGAGCGCGAACTGACGATTTCACTCGAGCCGGATGCCATCGAATTCCTGATTGACCAGGGCTATAACCCGGACTTCGGCGCCCGGCCGCTCAAGCGCAGCATCGAAAAACTCATTGAAGACCCGCTCTCCGAGCAGATTCTCCGGGACGAATACAAGGGCTTCAACATGGTCAAAATCAAGGTCAAGGACGGGCATCTCTACTTCGATGCCTGCCGGACCAATGACGAACCGATGATCTGCAAGACCGCTGAAGAGCCGAAAAAGACATAACAGCATAGAGCACAGAGCGTAGGGTGTTTAGCTATATGCTCCATGCTCTAAGCCCTACGCTGATAAGATGCTCAAACAGCTTATATTGGTCTCCTTAATCATCTTCATTCCGCTGGCCACCCTGGTGCTGGCCGCGGTCTACCATTTCTCGCCGGCCTATCTGAACAACTCCTATTTCGGCGGGTTCCCGGCGCTGCTGACCGCCTTCAGCTCACTCTGCGCCATCTACTGCGTCTGCCTGATTGCCCTGGCCTTCTTTATCAACGACCGGAACAAGGCGCTCTCGGCCAAGAATCAGGCCGCGGCCAAAGGACACGAGGACCTGGCCCGGGAGAACAAGACCCTGTCCGCCAAGGTCGACCTGCTCTCGGCCACCCGCGAGATATCGCTCATCATCACCCACGAGGTCGACTTCCAGAAAATACTGGGCAAGTCCCTGGAAATCATCGCCCAGATGATAAATCCCAAGGAATCCGGGAGTGAAATCACCCTGTTCCTTAAAGACGAGATATCCGGCCGGCTCAGCCCCCAGGCCCAACGCAAAGGCGCGGCCATTGTCTTTGAGGATGATCTGTCAAACCAGCTTGACTGGCGCAATGTCAACGAATCACTGGAACACAGCCGGCTGTTCTTCTCGGCCGACGGCGAGATGCTGGACTTCACCATCCCGCTGGTGGCCGACCGGGACACGGTCGGGGTGTTAAAGGCCAAAATCCCGGCTGGCGCCGTGGCGTCATATGCGGAGTCGCAACCCCCGCCAGTTGGCGGGAATAAACTCCGTCCCGATAATTTCGGGGAGGATTACATCAAACACATGCAGGATAATTTAATGGAGTTAGCGCGTGTTTTAGCCCTGGCCGTCAAGACGCCGATGCTCTATAACCGGGCCATTACCGACGGCCTGACCGGTCTCTATACCAAACGCCACCTCTTCAACGAACTGCCGGTCTATATGGAAATCTCCCGCCGGCACGACACCAAGCTCTCCTTTGTCATGTTTGACATCGACCACTTCAAAAAGGTCAACGACACCTACGGGCACCTGACCGGCGACGCGGTGCTAAAAGGCGTATCCGAAACCCTCAAGGCAACCTTAAGGGCAACGTCCACCGCTTATCGGTATGGCGGAGAGGAAATCGCCATCATCCTGCCGCTCTCATCCAGGGACGACGCCAAGGTCTTTGCCGAACGCCTGCGCAAGAAGATAGAATCGCAGTCATTTGCTTCCCAGTCCGGACAGAAACTCAAGGTCACCATCAGCTTAGGCGCGGCCGAATACTCACCCAAAATGGCCGATTTCAAGGAACTCATCTCCCAGGCCGACACGGCCTTATATAGAGCTAAGCAAGGTGGCCGTAATCAGACCATAGTAATATAAGATTAAGGGCTCTGGCCGGCCCTTTGCAAAGTAAGGGTCGGGAGCACCCCGAAAGCTTTCGGGGAGCGCACTGGGCACTCGCAACTCGAGCTACTGCGAAGAGACCAGAAACAATGAACTATCAGCGAACTGCGAGACCACGAGCGAAGCGAAGTGAGCTAAGCAACCGGAGCGCACGGAAAAGTAAATACGCAGCGAAAGGGTGTCACCGGAGAAAACCCAAAGGCCGCAGCCGGGTGTCCCAGGATAATTAATTTCCTTGACTTTACCGGCTGAAAAAGTATACTAATCATATGCCTGACAAGAAAAAAACCGCCATATTAAAACTCAGACGGGATAATCCCGAGAAGGAACTCGATTTTGAGCTGGCCTACCAGCGTTCCCTGACCGTCCAGGAGCGGTTCCGGATGATGTTCCGCCGCTCCCGCACTATCGCCCGCACCTTATTAAAAAATGGATATATCAGACCTTTTGAAATCACTAAACGCACATAAAGTGCGCTATGTGGTCATCGGCGCCACTGCCTTTCCGGTCTATGGCTACTCGCGGGCCACCATGGATATCGATATTTTCATTAAGCCGACCCGGTCTAACGCCCAGGCCACGCTCCGGGCCCTGAA
The genomic region above belongs to Planctomycetota bacterium and contains:
- a CDS encoding GGDEF domain-containing protein; its protein translation is MLKQLILVSLIIFIPLATLVLAAVYHFSPAYLNNSYFGGFPALLTAFSSLCAIYCVCLIALAFFINDRNKALSAKNQAAAKGHEDLARENKTLSAKVDLLSATREISLIITHEVDFQKILGKSLEIIAQMINPKESGSEITLFLKDEISGRLSPQAQRKGAAIVFEDDLSNQLDWRNVNESLEHSRLFFSADGEMLDFTIPLVADRDTVGVLKAKIPAGAVASYAESQPPPVGGNKLRPDNFGEDYIKHMQDNLMELARVLALAVKTPMLYNRAITDGLTGLYTKRHLFNELPVYMEISRRHDTKLSFVMFDIDHFKKVNDTYGHLTGDAVLKGVSETLKATLRATSTAYRYGGEEIAIILPLSSRDDAKVFAERLRKKIESQSFASQSGQKLKVTISLGAAEYSPKMADFKELISQADTALYRAKQGGRNQTIVI